The following are encoded in a window of Nomia melanderi isolate GNS246 chromosome 6, iyNomMela1, whole genome shotgun sequence genomic DNA:
- the LOC116428010 gene encoding uncharacterized protein LOC116428010 isoform X1, with protein MSELYKRSMLSLGKYVPQKLQPLWNHPAGPQTIFFWAPAFKWGLVIAGLGDLQRPANQLSVSQSSALAVTGIIWTKYSLAITPKNWSLFSVNLFVAITSLYQISRAINYKRQQGGLAKATTTEGK; from the exons ATGTCGGAACTCTACAAAAGATCGATGCTATCGCTTGGCAAATACGTGCCCCAGAAGCTCCAGCCACTGTGGAATCACCCAGCTG GTCCGCAGACTATATTCTTCTGGGCACCGGCTTTTAAATGG GGACTTGTAATAGCTGGCCTCGGTGATCTGCAGAGGCCAGCAAATCAACTTTCTGTCAGCCAATCATCTGCCTTGGCCGTGACTGGAATAATCTGGACCAAGTACTCTTTAGCAATCACCCCAAAAAACTGGAGTCTTTTTAGTGTAAACCTTTTCGTCGCGATAACATCTCTATATCAAATTTCTAGGGCAATAAA tTATAAACGTCAACAAGGAGGTTTAGCAAAAGCTACAACGACAGAAGGAAAATAG
- the LOC116428010 gene encoding mitochondrial pyruvate carrier 2 isoform X2, which produces MTFDNFVTIWFSSVTVHKTDKRDLVSEGLVIAGLGDLQRPANQLSVSQSSALAVTGIIWTKYSLAITPKNWSLFSVNLFVAITSLYQISRAINYKRQQGGLAKATTTEGK; this is translated from the exons ATGACCTTCGATAATTTCGTAACAATCTGGTTTTCTTCCGTAACAGtgcataaaactgataaacgcGATCTGGTATCAGAG GGACTTGTAATAGCTGGCCTCGGTGATCTGCAGAGGCCAGCAAATCAACTTTCTGTCAGCCAATCATCTGCCTTGGCCGTGACTGGAATAATCTGGACCAAGTACTCTTTAGCAATCACCCCAAAAAACTGGAGTCTTTTTAGTGTAAACCTTTTCGTCGCGATAACATCTCTATATCAAATTTCTAGGGCAATAAA tTATAAACGTCAACAAGGAGGTTTAGCAAAAGCTACAACGACAGAAGGAAAATAG
- the Trm7-32 gene encoding tRNA methyltransferase 7-32: MGKTSKDKRDIYYRRAKEEGWRARSAFKLLQIDNECHILDGVNKAVDLCAAPGSWSQVLSRKLNENYKKALENRNAVAPKIVAVDLQAMAPLEGVIQIQGDITNTNTAEQIIAHFNNEQADLVVCDGAPDVTGLHDMDIYIQSQLLLAALNITTHILRKGGTFVAKIFRAKDVSLLYSQLKIFFPYVYCTKPNSSRNSSIEAFVVCKDYSPPEGYEPHMLNPLLTHKPCDFNELTGINRVVVPFVVCGDLNQPDSDTCYPLDYEGKEYKYHEPVQTPIAPPYEQALSLLKNRDTDFRKSDVSVVIDNLNSMSISDFKKLAKQKRKETNEKLINTGTEEVISKDTLSLTELPPALLSDNKSEDNK, from the exons ATGGGAAAAACGTCAAAGGATAAAAGAGATATATATTATCGTCGAGCAAAGGAAGAGGGTTGGAGAGCAAGAAGTGCATTTAAATTACTTCAAATAGATAATGAATGTCACATATTAGATG GAGTGAACAAAGCAGTAGACTTGTGTGCGGCACCTGGAAGTTGGAGTCAAGTACTATCACGTAAATTAAA TGAGAATTATAAAAAGGCTTTGGAGAATAGAAATGCTGTAGCTCCAAAAATTGTTGCTGTTGATTTACAAGCAATGGCACCTTTGGAAGGAGTTATACAAATACAAGGAGATATCACCAATACTAATACAGCAGAGCAAATTATTGCTCATTTCAACAATGAACAAGCAGATTTGGTAGTGTGTGATGGAGCACCTGATG TTACAGGACTTCATGACATGGACATTTATATTCAGTCACAGTTATTGCTAGCTGCTCTAAATATTACAACTCATATACTTCGGAAGGGTGGTACATTCGTGGCAAAAATATTTAGGGCCAAAGATGTATCATTACTTTATTcacaactaaaaatatttttcccatACGTTTACTGCACAAAACCTAATAGTTCACGCAATTCAAGTATAGAAGCATTTGTAGTGTGCAAAGATTACTCACCGCCTGAAGGTTATGAGCCCCATATGCTGAATCCTCTCCTGACACATAAACCATGCGATTTTAATGAGCTTACAGGAATTAATAGGGTTGTTGTACCATTTGTCGTTTGCGGCGATCTTAATCAACCTGATTCTGACACCTGTTATCCTCTAGAT TATGAAGGAAAAGAGTACAAGTACCATGAACCGGTTCAAACACCAATTGCGCCACCCTATGAACAAGCCTTATCCTTACTAAAAAACAGAGACACTGACTTCAGGAAGTCTGATGTTAGCGTCGTGATAGATAATCTAAATTCAATGTCTATTTCGGATTTCAAGAAGTTAGCGAAACAGAAACGCAAAGAAACAAATGAGAAACTAATAAATACAGGTACTGAAGAAGTTATTAGTAAGGATACATTAAGTCTCACTGAATTACCACCTGCTTTGTTATCTGATAATAAAagtgaagataataaataa
- the LOC116427733 gene encoding uncharacterized protein LOC116427733, with protein MAPAETSRACCVCKKLFCCVQCRERHEKTKHTDQQLKCPFCTFQKLPLQSFEDKCLLDHIVITHLPLYCKLCGEIFKQSKDLELFGTCIWWKSQHRHSLVSDYKSILGTPPLTSDGNELSLNSGYNGNFGSLTSPPELYRKTSTPMVNGQKNSIEFKTPIVPNFSLKTPKTNSASLKSQAQSGFQDSTASNYVSFPPSISHKETPFRSMSLNREIKNDLPRSNSRKLDTMEEAEKHSSNICLNDNHGMEDMELTGIEGEVLPDSQSLDVQEKRLDSLKKVRFSDEYEAHTEPSTTSACNMTENEEYFEACDTMSGIQKVLDNSQIQIYEENKKNMQKENYNPDKVNANVNRPSSSSRVVMMVVVENNTNVSTSELIDSGLKKLESITSKSNPSNNNRSSSVCDCSVKTVNSYCSVSSHACYSASNQMISSDRRDSSSSNSSGSSTSSGGLLAAVANAMKSVMRSFSGVDTSGSTETQEVSQREDVSSRPFTTDAFSPMSKFVSSLLPRPGKRTRDSIESPPSSSRQTDLIFSQLESRSPLAKRHRGWYRIKGREPIARMRNSRLTSPRGVSSETQVFHQGSLSVGDTVLPLPSRAHQSTQTEEN; from the exons ATGGCACCAGCCGAG ACAAGCCGAGCTTGTTGCGTGTGCAAAAAGTTGTTTTGTTGTGTCCAGTGCCGAGAACGACACGAGAAGACCAAACATACGGACCAGCAACTAAAATGtccattttgtacatttcaaaaattGCCGTTACAGTCATTCGAGGATAAATGTCTACTTGATCACATAGTGATTACTCATTTACCTCTCTACTGCAAACTGTGcggagaaatattcaaacaaagcAAGGATTTAGAGTTGTTTG GCACTTGCATATGGTGGAAGTCTCAACATCGTCATTCATTAGTTTCTGACTACAAATCTATACTAGGAACACCACCATTAACATCGGACGGAAACGAGCTGTCCTTAAACAGCGGATACAATGGCAACTTCGGTTCATTGACTTCACCACCAGAACTCTACAGGAAAACAAGTACACCGATGGTTAACGGACAAAAGAACAGCATAGAATTTAAAACACCGATagtcccgaacttctcattgaAGACGCCGAAGACTAATTCCGCGTCTTTGAAAAGTCAAGCTCAAAGTGGCTTCCAGGACAGTACCGCAAGCAACTACGTCAGCTTCCCACCTTCTATTTCTCATAAGGAAACGCCATTCCGTTCCATGTCCTTGAATCGTGAAATCAAGAACGATCTTCCGAGAAGCAATTCTAGAAAGTTAGACACCATGGAAGAAGCGGAAAAGCACAGTTCAAACATATGTCTCAACGATAACCACGGAATGGAGGACATGGAACTGACCGGCATCGAGGGTGAAGTACTGCCCGATTCTCAAAGTTTAGATGTCCAGGAGAAACGTTTGGACTCTTTAAAGAAAGTACGATTCTCGGATGAATATGAAGCTCATACGGAACCTAGCACGACTAGTGCCTGCAACATGACCGAGAATGAAGAATACTTTGAGGCGTGCGACACTATGTCAGGGATACAGAAAGTTCTAGACAACTctcaaatacaaatttatgaAGAGAACAAGAAGAATATgcagaaagaaaattataatccaGACAAAGTTAACGCGAACGTTAATCGACCCTCTAGCTCGTCAAGGGTAGTGATGATGGTGGTAGTGGAGAATAATACCAATGTTTCCACTTCGGAGCTTATAGATTCTGGCTTgaagaaattagaaagtatTACTTCAAAAAGCAATCCATCAAACAATAACCGTAGCTCTTCTGTGTGCGACTGTTCAGTAAAAACTGTGAATAGCTATTGTAGCGTTTCGAGTCACGCGTGCTATTCCGCGTCGAATCAAATGATTAGTTCTGACAGAAGGGATTCCAGTTCATCCAATAGCAGTGGCAGTAGTACTAGTTCTGGAGGACTCCTTGCTGCAGTTGCCAACGCTATGAAATCTGTGATGAGAAGCTTTTCTG gtGTAGATACGTCTGGAAGTACTGAAACTCAAGAAGTTTCTCAGAGAGAAGATGTTTCGTCAAGACCGTTCACGACGGATGCATTCAGTCCAATGTCTAAATTTGTGTCCTCGCTTTTACCAAGACCCGGGAAGCGTACTAGAGACAGCATAGAAAGTCCACCCTCGTCGTCGAGGCAGACGGACTTGATATTTTCACAACTGGAGTCCAGAAGTCCTCTTGCGAAGCGACATCGCGGCTGGTACAGGATTAAAGGTCGAGAACCGATTGCGAGGATGCGGAACAGCCGACTCACCTCTCCCCGAGGTGTGTCATCGGAGACACAAGTATTTCATCAGGGGTCTTTGTCCGTTGGTGATACAGTTCTACCTCTTCCATCCAGGGCACACCAATCTACGCAAACTGAGGAAAACTAA
- the LOC116428358 gene encoding uncharacterized protein LOC116428358 — MNFILLPYLLAVRLPDNENGWKNGPEYTFNATVCTYFEPGSSPSDESKATENVFTGTTLKTNMKCRPKEPNELHCHFEDTMIANLTTKTSYAELADGQLQMAANYTTFDFGNNSFEIKFNEDGIESYKFNVVPEPDDYTATMYKLIAGHLNLWSKIDTVKRIKRIEMTSVGGCPVTYDVETTKPENKTMDGPFVITKPLNVDMTEELEIKKQVHLDECSPQATHIFGSRHTYGIIPDDSTLKLQSSKGRVSISSHNFISTTCNKFYAYDLNKTMIGTLRDLIHLTFDNVEPVKKELRTLPNLSTLA; from the exons ATGAATTTTATTCTCCTGCCGTATCTCCTAG CCGTTCGTCTGCCGGACAACGAAAACGGATGGAAGAATGGACCAGAATACACATTCAATGCAACAGTCTGCACTTATTTCGAGCCTGGATCCAGTCCGTCGGATGAATCAAAAGCGACCGAGAATGTGTTCACTGGTACAACCTTGAAGACCAACATGAAATGCAGACCCAAGGAACCTAACGAACTGCACTGTCACTTCGAGGATACGATGATAGCCAATTTAACGACGAAAACATCGTACGCCGAATTAGCTGATGGCCAGTTACAGATGGCTGCGAATTACACGACCTTTGACTTTGGGAACAATTCCTTCGAGATCAAGTTCAATGAAGACGGGATCGAGAGCTACAAATTCAATGTGGTACCAGAGCCCGACGATTACACTGCAACCATGTACAAATTGATCGCGGGTCACTTGAACCTGTGGTCAAAGATCGACACCGTGAAGAGAATCAAGAGGATCGAGATGACCAGCGTAGGAGGGTGTCCTGTCACCTACGACGTCGAGACAACGAAACCAGAAAACAAGACAATGGACGGACCGTTCGTGATTACGAAACCGCTGAATGTCGACATGACGGAGGAATTGGAAATCAAGAAACAGGTACACTTGGACGAGTGTTCACCTCAAGCGACTCATATCTTCGGGAGCCGGCACACCTACGGCATTATCCCTGATGACTCTACTTTGAAATTG CAATCCTCCAAAGGCCGAGTGTCCATTTCAAGCCACAACTTCATTTCGACGACCTGCAACAAATTTTACGCGTACGACTTGAACAAAACGATGATTGGAACACTCCGTGATCTGATTCACTTGACCTTCGACAACGTGGAACCTGTTAAGAAAGAATTGAGGACTCTTCCCAATCTCTCGACGCTCGCTTAA